One genomic region from Bartonella australis AUST/NH1 encodes:
- a CDS encoding thiamine phosphate synthase: protein MIERKNKSTEPYLSPQLVLALDIRRAVDPAFLRKMLLKKPFACVIIYDSQGPQSDEVFLQNSARLYADDIQNSGAALLIADNSRIAGRIKADGVHLEGDLDALKSLNKQKKEQKIVGVGNLRNRHCAMSVAENGADYLLFGKLGADKKPHAHPRNIQLAQWWAEIMEIPALIQAGSDPITFEESLKTTCEFIVVEEMIFAHDDPLEVLDKVKKKCENYSLPTGM from the coding sequence ATGATAGAGCGAAAAAATAAATCGACAGAGCCATATCTTTCCCCCCAATTGGTTTTAGCCTTGGATATTCGCCGCGCTGTAGATCCCGCATTTTTGCGTAAGATGTTGCTTAAAAAACCTTTTGCTTGCGTGATCATTTACGATTCGCAAGGTCCACAAAGCGACGAAGTTTTTTTGCAAAATAGTGCCCGATTATACGCTGACGATATTCAAAACAGTGGGGCTGCTCTTCTCATCGCTGATAATAGCCGTATTGCAGGCCGAATAAAGGCTGATGGTGTGCATCTGGAAGGGGACCTTGACGCTCTGAAAAGCCTTAATAAGCAGAAAAAAGAACAAAAAATAGTCGGTGTTGGGAATTTGCGTAACCGCCATTGTGCTATGAGCGTTGCTGAAAATGGAGCTGATTATCTGCTGTTCGGAAAATTAGGCGCTGACAAAAAACCACATGCTCATCCTCGAAATATTCAGTTAGCGCAATGGTGGGCAGAAATTATGGAAATTCCTGCTCTTATCCAAGCAGGGAGTGATCCTATTACTTTTGAGGAAAGCTTAAAAACAACATGTGAATTCATTGTTGTTGAAGAAATGATTTTCGCTCATGACGACCCTTTAGAGGTTCTCGATAAAGTGAAAAAGAAATGTGAAAATTATTCCCTCCCTACGGGGATGTAA
- the opgC gene encoding OpgC domain-containing protein, which produces MNITCQKQLIAFVSCKGPFTAHNSVPDHDISLSYRNIHIDILRSLALLTIFINHIPRIFYEHITHKNFDFSDSTEIFVLLSDIFSILT; this is translated from the coding sequence ATGAATATAACTTGCCAAAAGCAACTGATAGCCTTTGTTTCTTGTAAAGGTCCGTTTACGGCACACAATAGTGTTCCCGATCACGACATCTCCCTTTCCTACCGTAATATACACATAGACATTTTACGTTCTTTAGCGCTGTTGACGATTTTCATCAACCATATTCCTAGAATATTTTACGAACATATAACGCATAAAAATTTTGATTTTTCTGATTCAACCGAAATATTCGTTTTACTTTCAGATATTTTTTCAATCTTAACTTGA
- a CDS encoding DUF1465 family protein — protein MSAHERPHDKPIVMIEHDAFESIFDRLYEETMTLIEETATYIDTEGKIIARSLPAEISALYAKEAVYLSTRLMQVASRLLLLRAEREGEMSPEQIKQESAKVSLHTPSLELETTYWEELPEIFRCFVAQSLRLEERMRHVSHDGRQDLSQIVKNNNPVNKQIALLNTIFQRPQ, from the coding sequence GTGAGTGCACATGAACGTCCCCATGATAAACCTATTGTCATGATCGAGCACGATGCTTTTGAAAGTATTTTTGACCGTCTTTATGAAGAGACAATGACTCTGATTGAAGAAACGGCGACTTATATTGATACAGAGGGCAAAATAATTGCTCGTTCTCTTCCGGCGGAAATCTCGGCTCTTTACGCAAAGGAAGCTGTATATTTGAGCACGCGGCTTATGCAAGTCGCTTCGCGGCTTTTACTCCTTCGTGCGGAACGTGAAGGAGAAATGTCGCCCGAACAAATTAAGCAAGAGAGTGCGAAAGTCTCTCTTCATACACCGTCCTTAGAGCTAGAGACAACTTACTGGGAAGAATTACCAGAGATTTTCCGCTGCTTTGTAGCTCAGTCGCTGCGTCTAGAAGAGCGGATGCGCCACGTGAGCCATGATGGAAGGCAAGATCTGTCTCAAATTGTCAAAAACAATAACCCGGTTAACAAACAAATTGCGCTCTTGAACACGATTTTCCAGCGCCCTCAATGA
- the ruvC gene encoding crossover junction endodeoxyribonuclease RuvC — MAETIRIIGIDPGLRRTGWGVVDLLGNQLRFVGAGTLHSDAQRDLASRLCQLHEGLLAVLHQFMPHEAAIEHVFVNKDATATLKLGQARAIALLAPAQKGLPVSEYAPNKVKKSVIGVGHGAKEQIHMMVKVLLPQAKFDSSDAADALALALCHSTHRTGLSRRLKACA, encoded by the coding sequence ATGGCAGAGACGATTCGTATTATAGGTATTGATCCTGGGCTACGGCGGACAGGATGGGGGGTCGTCGACCTATTAGGCAATCAGCTCCGCTTTGTCGGAGCGGGAACGCTCCACTCCGATGCACAGCGTGACCTCGCTTCCAGACTTTGCCAGCTCCATGAAGGGCTTTTAGCTGTCCTGCACCAATTTATGCCCCACGAAGCAGCCATTGAGCATGTGTTCGTTAACAAAGATGCCACGGCCACTTTAAAACTTGGTCAAGCGCGCGCCATTGCACTCCTCGCTCCAGCTCAAAAAGGTCTCCCTGTTTCCGAATATGCACCGAATAAAGTTAAAAAGTCGGTCATCGGTGTCGGCCACGGCGCCAAAGAGCAAATCCATATGATGGTGAAAGTCCTCCTTCCGCAAGCTAAATTTGACAGCAGTGACGCCGCCGATGCGCTCGCGCTTGCACTCTGCCATAGCACCCACCGCACCGGCTTATCTCGTCGCTTAAAGGCCTGCGCATGA
- the ruvA gene encoding Holliday junction branch migration protein RuvA: protein MIGKLKGILEDIFDDHIILDVHGVGYVVFISNRLRPSLPTLGESLSLFIETHVREDAIRLFGFTTKAEQDWFCLLQNVPGVGAKVALAILGILSPNELTQAITLNDTAMISRAPGVGKKVSERIVGELKSKTLPFSEHIKRVFPPALNSHSEAANQPVDDALSALIKLGFERDQAVNALTSAMNDLEGETISSALLIRHSLKLLSLPLNVR, encoded by the coding sequence ATGATTGGCAAATTGAAGGGGATCCTTGAAGACATTTTCGACGACCATATTATTCTCGATGTGCATGGCGTAGGATATGTCGTTTTTATTTCAAACCGGCTGCGTCCTTCTTTACCAACTCTCGGCGAAAGTTTAAGTTTGTTCATTGAAACACATGTTCGTGAAGACGCAATTCGTCTTTTTGGATTTACAACAAAAGCTGAACAAGATTGGTTTTGTCTTTTGCAAAATGTGCCAGGAGTAGGTGCAAAAGTTGCCTTAGCCATTTTGGGTATTTTATCGCCCAATGAACTGACACAAGCAATTACACTCAATGATACGGCCATGATCAGTCGCGCTCCCGGAGTTGGCAAAAAAGTTAGCGAAAGAATTGTCGGTGAACTCAAAAGCAAGACGCTTCCCTTTAGCGAACATATCAAAAGAGTCTTCCCCCCTGCTTTAAATTCCCACTCAGAAGCAGCTAATCAACCAGTCGATGATGCATTATCGGCCTTAATCAAGCTTGGTTTTGAACGTGACCAAGCAGTTAATGCTTTAACTTCAGCGATGAATGACCTTGAAGGAGAAACTATTTCTTCAGCCCTTCTCATTCGCCATAGCCTCAAATTGCTTTCCCTCCCGCTTAACGTAAGGTAA
- the ruvB gene encoding Holliday junction branch migration DNA helicase RuvB: MNKDENRRLLDAVPLPEDPDRSLRPQTLNDFIGQEAARANLKIFIEAAKTRQEALDHVLFVGPPGLGKTTLSQIMAKELGVNFRSTSGPVIAKAGDLAALLTNLEERDVLFIDEIHRLNPAIEEILYPAMEDYQLDLIIGEGPAARSVKIDLAKFTLVAATTRLGLLTTPLRDRFGIPIRLNFYTIEELEYIVQRNARLFSVQINDDGAREIARRARGTPRIAGRLLRRVCDFALIKRAGKIDQATADEALSRLEVDSLGLDPLDRRYLILIAETFLGGPVGIETIAAALSEPRDAIEDIIEPYLLQQGFIQRTARGRIITEKAWTHLGLCAPPSTISPQKLSKVGGKQVNTSVQISLWEERDD, encoded by the coding sequence ATGAACAAAGATGAGAATCGACGCCTGCTTGATGCTGTTCCCCTTCCTGAAGATCCGGACCGTTCTTTAAGACCGCAGACACTTAATGATTTTATCGGCCAAGAGGCAGCACGCGCAAATTTAAAAATATTCATTGAGGCTGCGAAAACGCGCCAAGAAGCTCTCGATCATGTTTTATTTGTAGGCCCTCCCGGCTTAGGAAAAACAACCCTTTCGCAAATTATGGCTAAAGAATTAGGGGTTAATTTTCGTTCCACATCGGGGCCAGTCATTGCAAAAGCTGGAGATTTGGCCGCCCTTTTAACCAATCTTGAAGAACGCGATGTTCTTTTTATTGATGAAATTCACCGTTTAAATCCAGCAATTGAAGAAATTCTTTATCCAGCGATGGAAGATTATCAGCTTGATTTAATCATTGGCGAAGGGCCTGCTGCGCGTTCCGTTAAAATTGACTTAGCCAAATTCACTTTAGTCGCTGCAACAACGCGTTTAGGCTTATTGACCACCCCATTACGGGATCGCTTTGGCATACCAATTCGTTTAAATTTTTACACTATAGAAGAATTAGAATATATCGTTCAGCGCAATGCTCGCCTTTTTTCAGTGCAGATTAATGATGACGGTGCCCGCGAGATTGCGCGCCGCGCACGGGGAACCCCGCGGATTGCAGGCCGGCTTTTACGTCGGGTTTGTGATTTTGCTCTTATCAAACGTGCAGGAAAAATTGATCAGGCTACCGCTGATGAAGCACTTTCTCGACTCGAAGTCGATTCCCTTGGCCTTGATCCGCTTGACCGCCGTTATTTGATCCTTATTGCAGAAACTTTTTTAGGCGGCCCGGTAGGGATTGAAACAATCGCCGCAGCTCTTTCAGAACCGCGTGATGCCATTGAAGACATTATTGAGCCTTATCTCTTACAACAAGGTTTTATTCAACGAACAGCGCGCGGACGGATTATCACAGAAAAAGCTTGGACACATTTAGGACTTTGCGCGCCTCCTTCCACGATTTCACCACAAAAGCTCTCTAAAGTGGGCGGGAAACAAGTTAACACATCGGTACAAATTTCTTTATGGGAGGAAAGAGATGACTAA
- the ybgC gene encoding tol-pal system-associated acyl-CoA thioesterase has translation MTKIAHLSDVCTNPFHDLQARVYVADTDFSGVVYHARYLEFFERGRSEFLRDTGVNNIELASGAQGEKLFFVVRHMEINFSRPAQIDDLLVIKTRIGHIQGARLIIEQCIMRDDVILVSAKVEIAIINQEGKPRRLPKGLFSAQSPTEQ, from the coding sequence ATGACTAAAATAGCGCATCTCAGTGACGTTTGCACAAACCCTTTTCACGATCTTCAAGCACGAGTTTACGTCGCTGATACGGACTTTTCTGGTGTTGTTTACCACGCACGCTATCTAGAATTTTTTGAACGAGGCCGCTCAGAATTTTTGAGAGATACGGGCGTCAATAATATAGAATTAGCATCGGGAGCGCAGGGTGAAAAATTATTTTTTGTCGTTCGGCATATGGAAATTAATTTTTCACGACCTGCGCAAATTGATGACCTTTTGGTGATTAAAACGCGAATTGGCCATATTCAGGGCGCACGCCTTATTATAGAGCAATGTATTATGCGCGATGACGTAATTTTGGTGAGTGCGAAAGTTGAAATTGCTATTATTAACCAAGAAGGGAAGCCACGACGTCTCCCCAAAGGTTTATTTTCTGCACAATCTCCGACAGAGCAGTAG
- the tolQ gene encoding protein TolQ: MSQIEFTNPETFGILSLFMQANWVVKVVMIGLLFSSVWSWTIIIDKILAYRRMRSDIKRFERIFWSGRPLEELYTVYKSRRVDGISAVFIAAMTEWKKSFVKGKQPSLNLQTRIDKAMDLALARESTKIESRLGFLATLGSAAPFVGLFGTVVGIMNSFLSISASQNTSLAVVAPGIAEALLATAIGLFAAIPAVIAYNKLTHESAQIIAKIEGFADEFSTIILRRIDETITSDLPL; the protein is encoded by the coding sequence GTGTCGCAAATAGAATTTACGAATCCCGAAACTTTTGGCATATTAAGCTTGTTTATGCAGGCCAATTGGGTTGTGAAAGTTGTCATGATTGGGCTGCTGTTTTCTTCTGTATGGAGTTGGACGATCATTATCGATAAAATATTAGCATACCGGCGCATGCGGAGTGACATAAAACGCTTTGAGCGTATTTTTTGGTCGGGAAGGCCATTGGAGGAACTTTACACTGTTTATAAAAGTCGGCGTGTAGACGGTATATCCGCAGTTTTTATAGCAGCGATGACAGAATGGAAAAAATCATTCGTAAAAGGGAAGCAACCGTCCCTGAATTTACAAACGAGAATTGATAAAGCTATGGATCTCGCTTTAGCGCGTGAAAGCACAAAAATAGAGTCAAGATTAGGATTTTTAGCTACTCTTGGGTCAGCGGCCCCTTTCGTTGGTCTATTCGGAACAGTTGTTGGTATTATGAATTCATTTCTTTCTATTTCCGCATCTCAAAATACATCGCTCGCGGTTGTCGCACCAGGGATCGCAGAAGCGCTTCTAGCTACTGCAATCGGCTTATTTGCGGCAATTCCTGCGGTTATCGCCTATAACAAATTAACGCATGAAAGTGCGCAAATAATAGCGAAAATAGAAGGGTTTGCTGATGAATTTTCGACAATTATATTGCGGCGCATTGATGAAACCATAACATCTGATTTACCTTTATAA
- the tolR gene encoding protein TolR, whose product MALSVAPSPQKNTRRRRRAHGCLMSEINVTPFVDVMLVLLIIFMVSAPLLVNGVPLDLPRSQAGPVQANTPPLTVSLDEKGRLAINHDYYDTSEALIAKLKAQLKNGPAQKDQRIFVRAAKTVEYQQVLQLLADIQKAGFSQVALASLAQ is encoded by the coding sequence ATGGCGCTTTCTGTTGCTCCTTCTCCTCAAAAAAATACACGTAGGCGGCGGCGTGCGCACGGCTGCTTGATGAGTGAAATTAATGTGACGCCTTTCGTTGATGTCATGCTTGTCTTGTTGATTATTTTCATGGTATCTGCCCCGCTTCTAGTAAACGGAGTCCCTCTTGATCTGCCTCGTAGTCAAGCAGGGCCGGTGCAAGCCAATACCCCCCCGCTAACGGTTTCACTTGACGAAAAAGGGCGCTTAGCCATTAATCATGATTATTATGATACATCTGAAGCTCTCATTGCAAAGCTCAAAGCTCAATTGAAGAACGGCCCTGCACAAAAAGATCAACGTATTTTTGTGCGCGCCGCTAAAACTGTTGAATATCAACAAGTTCTACAGCTGTTAGCTGATATTCAGAAAGCTGGTTTTTCGCAAGTTGCTTTAGCCAGTTTGGCGCAATAA
- the tolB gene encoding Tol-Pal system beta propeller repeat protein TolB: protein MTTAKRSVFSWFIVAVSLWLSNLSAHAQLKGTIAGADFNPIQIAITNFISNDSLGQKITAVVTADLERSGLFSPLSKESFLEQITNINSQPRFSDWQKINAQGLVAGQIIRETDGRLRVDFRLWDVFSGQQIKGRRFYTATERWRRVAHMISDEIYSKMTGESGYFDTRIVFIDETGPYDARTKRLAIMDQDGANLIYLSDGSELVLTPRFSPKRQEITYMAYGHNKTPHVYLQQIEMGQRELIGAFDNMTIAPRFSPDGQKVIMSLLQHNGSVNLYTMDLRTRTMTRLTTTQAIDTSASYSPDGKQIVFSSDRGGKPQIYKMDTDGGNLQRISLNEGSYATPIWSPRGDYIAFTKQYKGQFSIGVMHPDGRGERILTTGFHNEGPTWAPNGRVLMFFRQEPGMGPKIYTIDITGRNERQLPTPNDASDPAWSPLLSTQ, encoded by the coding sequence ATGACTACCGCAAAACGCAGCGTTTTTTCTTGGTTTATCGTCGCCGTAAGTTTGTGGCTTTCGAATTTATCGGCCCATGCACAGTTAAAAGGAACCATTGCGGGCGCTGATTTTAACCCTATACAAATCGCAATTACGAATTTTATTTCTAACGATTCGCTGGGACAAAAGATTACCGCGGTGGTCACCGCAGATCTTGAACGGTCGGGGCTTTTTTCACCACTTAGCAAAGAGTCTTTTCTTGAACAAATTACCAATATTAATAGCCAACCGCGCTTTTCCGATTGGCAAAAAATAAATGCACAAGGATTGGTGGCTGGGCAAATCATCAGAGAAACCGACGGGCGACTCAGAGTTGATTTTCGTCTATGGGATGTCTTTAGTGGTCAACAAATTAAAGGACGCCGATTTTATACAGCAACAGAACGCTGGCGGCGTGTTGCACATATGATCTCAGATGAAATTTATAGTAAAATGACGGGCGAAAGTGGCTATTTTGATACACGCATTGTTTTCATAGATGAAACAGGCCCGTACGACGCGCGCACTAAACGTTTAGCAATTATGGATCAAGATGGGGCAAATCTTATCTATCTTTCCGACGGAAGTGAATTGGTTTTAACGCCGCGCTTTTCACCTAAGCGGCAAGAAATTACCTATATGGCTTATGGACACAATAAAACACCTCATGTTTATCTTCAGCAAATTGAAATGGGACAAAGGGAATTGATAGGTGCCTTTGACAATATGACGATTGCCCCGCGTTTTTCGCCTGATGGTCAAAAAGTGATTATGAGTTTGTTGCAACATAATGGGAGTGTGAATCTTTACACTATGGACTTGCGCACGCGGACCATGACGCGCTTAACGACAACTCAAGCTATTGATACATCAGCCTCTTATTCGCCAGACGGTAAGCAAATTGTTTTTTCATCAGACCGCGGCGGAAAGCCACAAATTTATAAAATGGATACGGACGGGGGTAATCTCCAGCGTATTTCTTTGAATGAAGGGAGCTATGCCACACCTATTTGGTCGCCGCGCGGTGATTATATTGCTTTCACAAAACAATATAAGGGGCAATTTTCTATCGGTGTTATGCACCCCGATGGGCGGGGAGAACGAATTTTGACCACGGGTTTTCATAATGAGGGCCCTACATGGGCTCCTAATGGCCGTGTGTTAATGTTTTTCCGTCAAGAGCCGGGTATGGGGCCTAAAATTTATACGATTGATATTACTGGACGCAATGAACGCCAATTACCTACCCCCAACGACGCCTCTGACCCGGCTTGGTCGCCCTTGCTCAGTACTCAATAA
- a CDS encoding class I fructose-bisphosphate aldolase gives MNKCLEDRALSLVRAGKGILAADESTATIGKRFETIGLESSEDNRRAYREMLFTTKEAMERAISGVILFDETIRQKASTGSMLTDLIRDAGALPGIKVDTGAKPLSAFAHETITEGLDGLRERLKEYDALGACFAKWRAVIAIDEHSLPTRGAIRQNAQALARYAALCQEVGLVPIVEPEVLMDGQSRRHSITRCFDVTQAVLKIVFEELFEARVILEGMILKPNMVIDGKDARHASVEEVAEKTVRVLKQTVPSAVPGIAFLSGGQSDEEATAHLSAMNALGSFPWKLTFSYGRALQAAALKAWGGKKENIASAQKAFCHRARMNHLAALGQWTKEQEKSPS, from the coding sequence ATGAATAAATGTCTTGAAGATAGAGCGCTTTCTTTGGTCAGAGCGGGTAAAGGTATTTTAGCAGCCGATGAAAGTACCGCTACGATTGGAAAGCGTTTTGAGACTATCGGTTTAGAATCAAGTGAGGATAATCGTCGCGCTTATCGTGAAATGCTTTTCACAACAAAAGAAGCCATGGAGCGCGCCATTTCTGGCGTCATTTTGTTTGATGAAACCATTCGTCAAAAAGCGTCAACTGGCTCAATGTTGACAGATCTCATTCGTGATGCGGGTGCTTTGCCGGGAATTAAAGTTGATACAGGTGCTAAGCCATTGTCGGCTTTTGCTCATGAAACGATCACAGAAGGTTTGGATGGTCTTCGTGAGCGCTTGAAAGAGTATGATGCTTTAGGCGCGTGTTTTGCTAAATGGCGTGCAGTTATCGCGATCGATGAACATTCTTTACCGACGAGAGGTGCCATACGCCAGAATGCGCAAGCTTTAGCACGTTATGCTGCTTTGTGTCAGGAAGTTGGTCTTGTACCAATTGTAGAGCCGGAAGTGTTGATGGATGGTCAATCGCGCCGGCATTCAATAACACGTTGCTTTGATGTCACGCAGGCCGTCTTAAAAATAGTTTTTGAAGAATTATTTGAGGCACGCGTCATTTTAGAAGGTATGATTTTGAAACCCAATATGGTGATTGATGGAAAAGATGCGCGCCACGCTTCTGTTGAAGAAGTAGCTGAAAAAACGGTTCGTGTTCTTAAACAGACTGTTCCTTCTGCTGTTCCAGGGATCGCTTTCCTTTCAGGGGGGCAGTCTGATGAAGAAGCAACCGCCCATTTATCAGCTATGAATGCCTTAGGTTCGTTTCCTTGGAAATTAACTTTTTCTTACGGACGTGCACTACAAGCAGCCGCTTTGAAAGCGTGGGGAGGGAAAAAAGAGAATATTGCTTCTGCACAAAAAGCTTTTTGTCACCGCGCGCGGATGAACCATCTAGCGGCCTTAGGGCAATGGACAAAAGAGCAAGAAAAATCCCCCAGTTAA
- a CDS encoding phosphoglycerate kinase, protein MKFRTLDDADVAGKRVLVRVDFNVPMSQGEVCDKTRIERHKDTLLELQRRGAKLILLSHCGRPKGQRVPELSLRPVVGVLAEIIGQKVYFAEDCIGAPACDAIEKLQEGGVLLLENIRFHPGEEKNDRFFAEALAQQGDLYVNDAFSVSHRAHTSVEAITDLLPSYAGRSLQRELCALKKGLCTPMRPVMAIVGGAKVSSKLFVLNHLLEKVDSLVIGGGMANSFLAAQGYRVGKSFCEHTLVETTREIIEKARLSQCKLLLPLDAMVGFRFEKETPHRLYDIGSLPEEGMILDIGTRSIAHINAAIDTAATLVWNGPLGVFEMPPFDRGTVAVARHAAERSKRGQLTSIAGGGDTVFALNHAGVARDFTYLSTAGGAFLEWMEGKVLPGVLALIRA, encoded by the coding sequence ATGAAGTTTCGCACGCTTGATGACGCTGATGTTGCTGGAAAACGCGTACTTGTGCGGGTAGATTTTAACGTTCCAATGTCACAAGGTGAGGTGTGCGATAAAACGCGCATCGAGCGGCACAAAGATACTCTTCTTGAGTTGCAAAGACGGGGCGCTAAACTTATTCTCCTCTCCCATTGTGGCCGCCCTAAAGGCCAGAGAGTTCCCGAATTGTCGTTGCGTCCAGTTGTTGGGGTTCTCGCCGAAATAATAGGCCAAAAAGTTTATTTTGCAGAAGATTGTATTGGGGCACCAGCTTGTGATGCAATTGAGAAATTGCAAGAGGGTGGGGTCCTTTTGCTTGAAAATATACGCTTCCACCCAGGTGAAGAAAAAAACGATCGCTTTTTTGCCGAAGCTTTAGCGCAACAGGGTGATCTTTATGTCAACGACGCATTTTCGGTTTCTCATCGCGCCCACACCTCGGTAGAGGCAATAACAGATTTATTGCCCTCTTACGCAGGACGTTCACTGCAACGTGAATTATGTGCTCTGAAAAAAGGACTCTGCACTCCAATGCGTCCCGTCATGGCCATTGTGGGAGGTGCTAAGGTTTCGAGTAAGCTTTTTGTCCTGAATCATCTGCTTGAAAAAGTTGACAGTTTGGTGATCGGCGGTGGCATGGCCAATAGTTTTTTGGCGGCGCAAGGCTACCGTGTCGGAAAATCATTCTGTGAGCACACGCTCGTTGAAACAACGAGAGAAATTATTGAAAAGGCGCGTCTTAGCCAATGTAAACTCCTTTTACCTTTGGATGCGATGGTTGGGTTCCGTTTTGAAAAAGAGACGCCACATCGTCTCTATGATATTGGATCACTTCCTGAAGAAGGGATGATTTTGGATATTGGTACGCGTTCCATCGCTCATATTAATGCGGCAATTGATACGGCAGCGACCCTGGTCTGGAATGGACCGCTTGGTGTTTTCGAGATGCCTCCTTTTGATCGAGGGACGGTTGCTGTTGCACGCCACGCAGCGGAGCGCAGTAAGCGGGGTCAATTAACGTCGATTGCCGGTGGAGGAGATACGGTTTTTGCGCTGAATCACGCAGGTGTTGCCCGTGATTTTACTTATCTTTCAACCGCAGGTGGGGCTTTTTTAGAGTGGATGGAGGGTAAGGTTCTTCCCGGCGTTCTCGCTTTAATACGGGCTTGA
- the gap gene encoding type I glyceraldehyde-3-phosphate dehydrogenase, whose product MTVRVAINGFGRIGRNILRAIVESGRQDIKVVAINDLGPVETNAHLLRYDSVHGRFPSDVKVIGDAIDVVGYGLVQVIAERDPKQLPWKALDIDIVLECTGLFTARDKASAHLEAGAKRVLVSAPSEGADLTVVYGVNHQELSKEHRVVSNASCTTNCLAPIAQVLHNTIGIEKGFMTTVHSYTGDQPVLDTLHRDLYRARAAALSMIPTSTGAAKAVGLVLPELKGLLDGVSIRVPTPNVSVIDLTFTANRSTTIEEINTAICAAAQGPLKGILGYTEEKLVSSDFNHDPHSAIFQNDQTKVIDGKFCRVLAWYDNEWGFSNRMSDTAVAFAKTL is encoded by the coding sequence ATGACTGTTCGTGTCGCGATTAATGGATTTGGCCGTATTGGACGTAATATTTTGCGCGCCATTGTGGAAAGTGGGCGCCAAGATATCAAAGTTGTTGCTATTAATGATCTGGGACCAGTGGAAACAAATGCCCACTTATTGCGCTATGATTCAGTACACGGACGCTTTCCTTCGGACGTTAAGGTTATCGGTGATGCTATTGATGTAGTAGGCTATGGGCTGGTTCAGGTTATAGCTGAGCGTGATCCAAAACAATTACCGTGGAAGGCATTGGATATTGATATTGTTCTAGAATGCACAGGCCTTTTTACCGCGCGTGATAAGGCGAGTGCTCACTTAGAGGCGGGGGCAAAGCGCGTCCTTGTTTCCGCGCCTTCTGAAGGTGCAGATTTAACGGTTGTCTACGGAGTCAATCACCAAGAACTAAGTAAAGAGCATCGTGTTGTTTCAAATGCTTCCTGTACAACAAATTGTTTGGCACCCATTGCACAGGTTCTCCATAACACCATTGGCATCGAAAAAGGCTTTATGACGACGGTTCATTCTTATACAGGTGACCAGCCTGTCTTAGACACACTGCATCGCGATCTTTATCGTGCGCGTGCTGCGGCTCTTTCTATGATCCCTACGTCAACAGGCGCGGCCAAGGCGGTTGGGTTGGTTTTGCCAGAATTAAAAGGTTTGTTGGACGGTGTATCTATTCGTGTTCCAACCCCTAATGTTTCTGTTATTGATTTGACTTTTACCGCAAATCGTTCCACAACTATTGAAGAAATTAATACTGCTATTTGTGCAGCTGCTCAGGGCCCACTTAAGGGGATTTTGGGTTATACAGAAGAAAAGCTCGTGAGCAGCGATTTTAATCATGACCCGCATTCGGCGATTTTCCAAAATGATCAAACCAAAGTGATCGACGGTAAATTTTGCCGGGTTCTCGCTTGGTACGATAATGAATGGGGTTTTTCAAATCGCATGAGTGATACTGCTGTGGCTTTTGCGAAGACGTTATAA